The Streptomyces sp. R28 region TGATGCCCTAGAACCTCTGTGCTGCGCTTTCGGCACCCCGTCCGCGGCCGCGACGATGAGCACGCGGCCATGGGCCCTTCTGACGGATCTCCGTACCAGAGGGAGCGGCGTCCGGTGCGGGCTCTCGCGGTGCGGTGAGAGCACCTGACGGGCATCGCGACGCCGCGCGGACTCCGTCGGAAGGGCCCCAGGTGAGAGGTGCAGCGACATGACCGGCACGGACCGGCGCGCCGAGGCGGGGTGCACGGGACTGATCGAACGCGACGCCCAGTGGGCCGGCCTCACCGCGCTGCTGTCGGACGCCGTCGCCGGATCGGGCCGGGTCGCCCTCGTGACGGGCCCGGTGGCTTGCGGTAGGACCGAGCTGCTGCACCGGTTCGGCGAGCGCTGCGGCGAACGGTTCGTGTCCGCCACCTGCTCGGCCCTCGAACGCGGCCTGCCCTTCGGCGTGGCCGGCCAGCTCCTGCATGCGCTCGGCGCGCCTGCCCAGGTCAGGGACCTGCTCGACGCGGCGACCCGGACCGCGGGACCCGCGACCGCCCACCAACTGCACACGCTGTGCCTGGCGTTGCTCGACCTCGCCGCGGACAGCCCGCTGGTGATCGCCGTCGACGACGTACAGCACGCGGACCCGCAGTCCCTGCACTGGCTGCTGTCGCTCGTCCCCCGCCTCGGCCGGGCCGGCATCCTGCTGCTCCTCGCCCGCACGGCGAGCCCCGGCGCCGCCCACTCCCCGCTGCACACCGAGCTGTCACGGCACCCGCACTGCCATGAGATCGGCGTGGCGCCCCTGTCGGAGGCGGGCATGGCCGACCTGTTCGGCGGCGCCGACGCGGGCCGCGAGGCCATGGCGCTCACCGGGGGGAACCCGCTGCTGGCCCGGTCCCTGCTCGCCGACCGGCGGACGGCCGGGCCGGACGCGGACGGCGCACCGGCGCCCGGCCCCGGGTTCCGCCGGGCCCTCGTCAGCTGTGTCCACCGCTGCGAGCCGTACGTCGTGGCGGTCGCCCGCGCGCTCGCCGTCACCGGCGCCCACGCCACCGTCGAGCGGCTGGGCCGCCTCGCCGGCCTCGATGTCGAGGCGGTGCGCTCGGCGCTCGACCTCCTGACCGACGCCGGGCTGCTGGCCGACGGCCGCTTCCGCACCGACGCCGCCCGCACCGCCGTACTCGACGACATGCCCGCCGACGAACGCGGCCGGACCCACCGGAGCGCCGCTCTGCTGCTGCACGACGAGGGAGCGCCCGCGACCGAGGTGGCGCCCTACCTGCTGCGCGCCGACGGGGCCGACAGGGCCGACGAGAGCTGGGCGGTACCGGTGTTCGAGGAGGCCGCCGAGCACGCGCTGCGCGAGGAACGGATCGACACGGCGCTGCGCTGCCTCGAACGCGCCCACCGCGCCTGCCCCGAGGCACACCGGCAGGCGGCGATCGCGGCGAAGCTGGTGCGCGTGGAGTCGCGGGTCAACCCCGCCGCCGCGGGCCGCCGGCTCACCACCGTCACCGACGCGATGCGCGCCGGGCGGCTGTCCGACCTCGATGTGCGCTCCCTGGTGCCGCCCCTGCTGTGGCACGGGCGCGTCGACGAGGCGGCCGAGGCGATGGAACGGCTGCGGCGCGCCCGGCACCAGCCGGGCACCGCCGACCGGACCACCGAGCTGTGGCTGGCCTGCACCCACCCGCCGCTCGCCCGACGCACCCGGCCACCCGCCGGGACCGACCGCGACAGCGAACCGGCCGGCCGCACCACCGGCCCGGCACTCAGGGCCGTGACGGCGCTGACGA contains the following coding sequences:
- a CDS encoding AAA family ATPase produces the protein MTGTDRRAEAGCTGLIERDAQWAGLTALLSDAVAGSGRVALVTGPVACGRTELLHRFGERCGERFVSATCSALERGLPFGVAGQLLHALGAPAQVRDLLDAATRTAGPATAHQLHTLCLALLDLAADSPLVIAVDDVQHADPQSLHWLLSLVPRLGRAGILLLLARTASPGAAHSPLHTELSRHPHCHEIGVAPLSEAGMADLFGGADAGREAMALTGGNPLLARSLLADRRTAGPDADGAPAPGPGFRRALVSCVHRCEPYVVAVARALAVTGAHATVERLGRLAGLDVEAVRSALDLLTDAGLLADGRFRTDAARTAVLDDMPADERGRTHRSAALLLHDEGAPATEVAPYLLRADGADRADESWAVPVFEEAAEHALREERIDTALRCLERAHRACPEAHRQAAIAAKLVRVESRVNPAAAGRRLTTVTDAMRAGRLSDLDVRSLVPPLLWHGRVDEAAEAMERLRRARHQPGTADRTTELWLACTHPPLARRTRPPAGTDRDSEPAGRTTGPALRAVTALTTVLTQGPDEHAVTDAEHVLQVARPSDGMSWGPQTALPALHALVHAGRLDLARSWCDKLLDDARARDLAVAQALYAGVRGDIALREGDLAGAHAHARDALTLMPPGGWGVAVGVPLGVLVETATKQGRHEEAAAHLTQPVPDAMFRSRYGLPYLHARGHHFLATDRHYAALADFLSCGELMNEWGIDQSVLVPWRTSAAEAWLRHGKNRDEAKRLLNEQLARLGPETSRTRGVALRLLAATTAAQHRPRLLDEAVAVLEECGDQYELARALGDLSNAHQALREHRRAWSVARRAWHVANVCDATALRDELLPSRRGPDDESPEEQPPTDPISRLTDAERRVAALAAVGLTNREIAGKLFITPSTIEQHLTRVYRKLNVKYRKDLPTGLHSHLPDTA